A window of Drosophila sulfurigaster albostrigata strain 15112-1811.04 chromosome X, ASM2355843v2, whole genome shotgun sequence genomic DNA:
ACGATTTTTAGTAGAGCGCAGGTTCTTATTGCCAGGCACGTCCACATGGATTGTGCTGGGCACATAACCGTTTGTGCGAGCTGATCTCTTAGCTTACTGCGAATAAAACTGTTCAAAGGCATCATCAAGATCCAAACACTCTCCCTTGTTGTCGATCCGAAACAGGAAGTGCAGCATTGGCAGATCACGTATGCGATCGGCGAGTTTGATGATGCGCAAATCGTGAGCAGTCCATGGCGAGAGCATCGTTATGGCTTGCTGATCATTCACATAGGCAATGGAGATGGCACCTAATTTGCTCTCGGAGAAGCGCAACAGGAATGTTCCAGGTTCTGCGCAAAGCAACTCACACTGAGTCCTGTCCTTGGTGATGAAGCCCGTGATAAGATTTGCCTTCCACAAGGGCATCAGATGGTCCTTGATCAGTTTCATGACGGAATAGAACCACTCCCAAAAGGTGAATGTGCATTCTGGCAACCGATTCTTGCAGAACGTATTCCATGTTATGTATGCATCGAAGCGTCGATCCATGAGTTTTTCATGTAGAAACGCCAAGTTGTCTGCGGTTAATGGACGCTGTGTGCAGGCTGTAAATTTCATATTGAGCGCAATAGATAACTCCAACCAGGTGGCATAGTCGCTGACCACAAAGGGAATGCGCATAACATCCGCAAATGCATTGTCCCATATGATGGTAGCCAAAGATTTTGGCCTCTGTCTGCTATGCCCAATCACCACCACGGGCAGTGAAAATGTCCAGGCGCAAACATTGTTGTCATTCAATTTAAACGTTGCATAGAAGAACAGCGTGAACTTTTCGTCCAAAACTCTGTCAACTGTCTTCGATCGATTGATTTTCTTGAGCAGCATATTCTTAAAGTTGGCGCAGAATATTTGCTTTGTCGGTTGATATTCCATGATGCTTGAACTGTTCTGCAGATTTCCCGACCCCATTTGGCTTAAATGGCACTTGATCATATTCAAGTGGGGGCTTTGACagccaacaaaatgttttgcctGCCTCTCAGAAAAAATGTTACACTCGATTGTGAGCGGATTGCGGCTCATGACCAGTTGGGAGCCCAGAAGCCATCGCACTGAGACTGCAAAGCGTGTGTTTGTCATCATCACTTGTGGCGGCTGTTTGACCACAATCAATGCTGATCCTACCAGATACTTTTGTGCTAGCTGCATTCGCTCGCGAAGCTCAGCgacttcttcatcttcttttgGAATGCCCTCGATAGCAGCCAGTAATTGATTGATGAAGTTTTCCAGCAACTCGAAGCAACGTTGTATCACATCCAGATTATCTTCATTGAACTGTGCTCCATTTGCTGCCAGCGCCTGTTGACGACGCCAGTTCCTTAGCTCCGTGATGACCATATCCTGCAGATGCTTATAGTAAAAAAAGCTGCGCTCTAAGAGGCACACCTCATTCGCCtttagcttttgttgttgctcggtGATTGTGGTGGTAAAGTTTGAGAGGCTTTGCACAATCTGACGATGGATATCAGTAAGCTCTAACTTGTACGACAGACCAGAAGCCGAATCAAAAAAATCACTTTCAGCCATGTAACTGGTACGCACACTTTCAGGattattcatttttgaatGGCAAACAAGTTTCTACGGAGATctccaaatatttattttgctcgCTAACTGCGCAGCTCCGAAGAAAGCTCAAGAATTACAAGGAACTTATCGATACTTTCAGTTTAGATTACTAGCAGTAGATCACAATATCGATTGCTACTAAATCAGTGTACCTATCGAAACTTATTTCGATAGATTAATTAGTGCAATAGGTGGTGTAATCAGGGTTgccattccaaaaaaaattgtttgtaccaattttagcaaaaatgtaccacaattattatttgaatttcaaaaattttgattcacaatatattatataactgTTTACGTAGTGATAGACCTTAGATTGacgcatacatattttctcaattgacaCAATACGTCGCAAATCGACTGTATGCGATATTTTCCAGCGATAGTCATAGTTCAATTTCTAACTGGCGAGCATGTTTGCGAATATGTTGTGCTCGACGAAATTTTCGTCAAATTTCGTGTTCGTCAAAATGTTCGCATGggattaaaattattctattttgtctgTGTTTGCACGAACATGCTCGCCAATGGATGGCAACGTTGGCACGAACATCATTTGCGCAATCATTTAgtagagagaagaagaaatgagcaaaaaaatgtatgcaagAATTCATGTTTTATCtacaaaatcaattattatattattatatttcaattattatgcgCCCAAGGCGAAATTCTGGGGAGAAATTCCTGTTAAGAATTTCAGGTCTTCATAACTTTGGCCACTactaaatttaacagtttttcataTTGTATGTCGTTATCCGTTGACATGTTGACTGCTTGAAAATTGCCGACAAATGATGTTCGCGAACATGTTGGCCCTAGTTGgtgggcaaatgaaatacaagttgGCGAGCATATTCGCAAACATGCTCGCCTGTGGATGGCCTGTGGATGGCCTGCTTAACTGATAGAAAATTTGTGTCTGGTGGAACAGagccatttgttaaaataatatgtgtgaacataaaatttaatgaaaaatttaaattctagaccaggcatattgaaaatgtaccaaaatgaaaaaaagtgatccaatgtaccaacgcataaaaaatgttccagttttggtacatttgtaccaaaagtggcaaccgtgGGGGTGAGAGAGGGTGGAGGGGTGTCAAGTGGCGGTGCTGCTTTTGGCGCGGATCGTTTGCcaaaagcataaaaacaattttgttacaAGCGAATGCCGCACCACATCCTTTGTCCGATCtccacaaatacacacacaagctgtgttcgtgtgtgtgtgtgtctgtgtatttgCTTTCTGCTCTCTTCTAGTGCGCCGCCATTTGAGTTCAGTCCGGGTTTCAACTTGTTGCTAAAAATATGCAAGACAGTAAGTGGAAACCGGTTCGGTTCGTTCGAACTTCGTTTTGCGATCTCATCAAGCAAGTTGCCGGGCCTGTTGCGCTGTTGCTGGGTGCTGAGCTGGGGCATTGTTCAGCAGgcttgtatgtttgtatgtatatgtatatgtatgtgtgtgactCTCGACTTGATTGAGTTGGCTtaagcggcagcaacaacaacaataacagcgaACGAGC
This region includes:
- the LOC133847784 gene encoding signal transducer and transcription activator-like; protein product: MNNPESVRTSYMAESDFFDSASGLSYKLELTDIHRQIVQSLSNFTTTITEQQQKLKANEVCLLERSFFYYKHLQDMVITELRNWRRQQALAANGAQFNEDNLDVIQRCFELLENFINQLLAAIEGIPKEDEEVAELRERMQLAQKYLVGSALIVVKQPPQVMMTNTRFAVSVRWLLGSQLVMSRNPLTIECNIFSERQAKHFVGCQSPHLNMIKCHLSQMGSGNLQNSSSIMEYQPTKQIFCANFKNMLLKKINRSKTVDRVLDEKFTLFFYATFKLNDNNVCAWTFSLPVVVIGHSRQRPKSLATIIWDNAFADVMRIPFVVSDYATWLELSIALNMKFTACTQRPLTADNLAFLHEKLMDRRFDAYITWNTFCKNRLPECTFTFWEWFYSVMKLIKDHLMPLWKANLITGFITKDRTQCELLCAEPGTFLLRFSESKLGAISIAYVNDQQAITMLSPWTAHDLRIIKLADRIRDLPMLHFLFRIDNKGECLDLDDAFEQFYSQ